From Arachis stenosperma cultivar V10309 chromosome 2, arast.V10309.gnm1.PFL2, whole genome shotgun sequence, one genomic window encodes:
- the LOC130962121 gene encoding uncharacterized protein LOC130962121, which yields MFLRSKKMVEAEMRKMKKLSYQIVTGRWFMIFASCLIMSVSGATYMFGLYSNEVKSSLGYDQSTLNLISFFKDLGANLGIFSGLINELTPPWVILSIGAAMNFFGYFMVWLSVTGHIAIPHVWQMCLYFYIGANSQSFANTGALVTCVKSFPRSRGSVIGLLKGYVGLSGAIFTQLYHAFYGDDSKALILLIGYLPAVISFLFLPTVRILDILPQRKELRVFYKLLYISLGVAAFLMLLIVLQNRLSFNRVQYIVDGIFVLLLLLLPLVVVFREELNIFNNHNNNINHASSSSDFKVVTQVPSPASELSQLESQSQVAPNSNIAISHGGTSCLSNIFKPPRRGEDYTILQALFSIDMLILFIATTFGVGGTLTALDNLGQIGKSLGYSKKSLTTFVSLVSIWNYLGRASSDFASEVFLKKYKFPRPLMLSLVMLLSCVGHLLIALGIPNSLYFASVIIGFCFGAIWPLMFAAIISEIFGLKYYSTLYNFGAVASPVGSFILNVKVTGSLYDKEALKQLEMKGLERKVGQDLTCLGVQCYRLPFFIITASTLVA from the exons ATGTTCCTAAGAAGCAAAAAAATGGTAGAAGCAGAgatgagaaaaatgaagaagtTGAGCTACCAAATTGTAACTGGGAGGTGGTTCATGATCTTTGCCTCATGCTTAATCATGTCAGTTTCAGGAGCAACATACATGTTTGGTTTATACTCCAATGAAGTCAAATCCTCATTGGGATATGACCAATCTACCCTCAACTTGATTAGCTTCTTCAAGGACCTTGGTGCAAATCTTGGCATATTCTCAGGGCTTATCAATGAACTCACACCTCCATGGGTGATTCTCTCCATTGGTGCAGCCATGAACTTCTTTGGTTACTTCATGGTTTGGCTCTCTGTCACTGGCCACATTGCAATTCCCCACGTTTGGCAAATGTGCCTATACTTCTATATTG GAGCTAATTCGCAATCATTTGCCAACACTGGTGCATTGGTAACGTGTGTGAAAAGCTTCCCAAGAAGCCGTGGAAGTGTTATTGGGCTTCTAAAAGGCTATGTTGGACTAAGTGGTGCAATCTTCACTCAACTCTACCATGCTTTTTATGGTGATGATTCTAAGGCTCTCATCTTGCTCATTGGATATCTTCCTGCTGTTATAAGCTTCTTGTTTCTCCCCACGGTTCGAATCCTCGACATCCTTCCGCAACGGAAGGAGCTGAGAGTTTTCTACAAGCTTCTCTATATATCACTTGGTGTTGCTGCTTTTCTGATGCTGTTGATTGTGTTACAGAACAGGTTGAGTTTCAACAGGGTTCAGTACATTGTTGATGGCATCTTTGTTCTCTTGTTGCTCCTTCTTCCACTTGTTGTTGTCTTTAGAGAAGAACTTAACATCTTCAACAATCATAATAATAACATCAAtcatgcttcttcttcttctgattTCAAAGTTGTCACACAAGTTCCATCTCCTGCTAGTGAATTGTCCCAACTAGAATCACAGTCACAG GTAGCACCAAATTCCAACATTGCCATTTCACATGGTGGAACTTCATGTCTAAGCAACATATTCAAACCCCCAAGAAGGGGAGAGGACTACACAATCTTGCAAGCACTTTTCAGCATTGACATGTTAATCCTCTTCATAGCAACAACATTTGGTGTTGGTGGAACATTAACAGCACTAGACAACTTGGGACAAATTGGTAAATCACTAGGTTATTCCAAGAAGAGCCTCACAACATTTGTATCCCTAGTTAGCATATGGAACTACCTCGGACGCGCCTCTTCAGACTTCGCGTCCGAGGTATTCCTAAAAAAATACAAGTTCCCCCGGCCGTTGATGCTCTCTCTTGTCATGCTTCTATCTTGCGTCGGCCACCTTCTAATCGCGCTTGGAATCCCAAATTCACTATACTTCGCCTCCGTGATCATCGGATTCTGCTTTGGAGCCATATGGCCATTAATGTTTGCTGCAATCATATCCGAAATTTTCGGACTCAAGTACTACTCAACATTGTACAATTTTGGAGCTGTGGCTAGCCCTGTTGGATCATTCATACTAAATGTGAAAGTAACAGGCTCTTTGTATGATAAAGAAGCTTTGAAGCAATTGGAAATGAAAGGACTAGAAAGAAAAGTTGGACAAGACTTAACTTGTTTAGGAGTACAATGTTATAGGTTGCCATTTTTCATAATCACAGCATCAACATTAGTTGCATGA